Proteins from a single region of Streptomyces sp. Tu 3180:
- a CDS encoding SagB/ThcOx family dehydrogenase: MSSAGALHPVDTELVVGAGCSLPPGRYGYDPLRHRVHRLGRQPGNTPPGVTARLSVTARRTVSHYGHRAWPLLLLDTGHAAAALFLAARALGTGESEVRLDGLAGSPLAAVHIPPPGGRGQAHPDGGARVPDLPGGPPTPAELLARRSTPPPLPGAPSQDTLREVLTTAERAGAGDLRWCAAVGPPRPALVALAADGTTLRRHAAGEARPTLAAWAAGQAWIADAGAVLLAHGCPADADAAHIRRAHLRAGFAVHLAHVTALRHGLAARPVGSWQQADLGAALGAAPDRDWVVHGLALGTRHADEENTT, encoded by the coding sequence GTGTCCTCCGCGGGTGCGCTGCACCCGGTGGACACCGAGCTGGTCGTGGGCGCGGGCTGCTCCCTGCCGCCGGGCCGCTACGGCTACGACCCGCTGCGCCACCGCGTCCACCGCCTCGGCCGGCAACCGGGGAACACACCGCCGGGGGTGACCGCCCGACTCTCCGTCACCGCACGGCGCACGGTCTCCCACTACGGCCACCGGGCCTGGCCGCTGCTGCTGCTGGACACCGGGCACGCCGCCGCGGCCCTGTTCCTCGCGGCCCGCGCGCTGGGCACGGGCGAGTCCGAGGTACGGCTGGACGGACTCGCCGGGAGCCCCCTGGCCGCCGTGCACATCCCGCCGCCCGGCGGGCGGGGCCAGGCGCACCCGGACGGCGGCGCCCGTGTCCCGGACCTGCCGGGGGGCCCGCCCACCCCCGCCGAACTGCTGGCGCGCCGCAGTACCCCACCGCCGCTGCCGGGCGCTCCGTCCCAGGACACGCTGCGGGAGGTCCTCACCACCGCCGAACGGGCGGGCGCCGGCGACCTGCGCTGGTGCGCCGCGGTCGGCCCACCACGACCCGCACTGGTGGCACTGGCCGCCGACGGCACGACCCTGCGGCGGCACGCGGCGGGAGAGGCCCGCCCGACGCTCGCCGCCTGGGCCGCGGGCCAGGCGTGGATCGCGGACGCGGGCGCCGTCCTGCTCGCCCACGGCTGTCCCGCGGACGCCGACGCCGCGCACATCCGCCGCGCCCACCTGCGGGCCGGCTTCGCCGTCCACCTGGCCCATGTCACCGCCCTGCGCCACGGGCTGGCGGCACGGCCCGTCGGCTCCTGGCAGCAGGCGGACCTCGGCGCCGCCCTCGGAGCCGCCCCGGACCGGGACTGGGTCGTCCACGGACTGGCCCTCGGCACCCGCCACGCCGACGAGGAGAACACCACGTGA
- a CDS encoding YcaO-like family protein: MTTLPLEALVDPVCGIVRKVEPVEHPAGAPPRYTALTAEMSDARKHGLWPADRVSLGTTFGDPGQARVAAIAEGVERYCGNRVPPPGHRDAPVRATAAELAGKGLRLYGPEDLPAYADWQYAREKFPYRPLTPDTPALWTRGTELLPGGGTTDVWAPVALTHLNWRQGELRELPRTHHLNYAGIATGQGLDDAVERGLLEIVERDALELWWHLDGPARGIDPASVPGLADDLAGSAFDVHIVEMHSEFAPCMAALVHDPRLGLYAAGFACKYDPAEAARKAVLEAVHTWVFTQGLTDSDGWVFRAVEAGLLARGLYLDHRADGRYLDACGEQFEHVRDLGAHVQVWLDERMAAEAGRFTEPALGTVSLDEVEPGSRQRLDSTLAAGGHRVMTFDLTTEDVAETSLRVARVLVSGLLPNAPAAFGYFGCPRLAEAAVARGWRTNPPSAPEDFTLAPPPHM, encoded by the coding sequence ATGACGACGCTGCCGCTGGAAGCACTCGTCGACCCCGTCTGCGGCATCGTCCGCAAGGTCGAGCCCGTCGAACACCCCGCGGGCGCCCCGCCCCGCTACACCGCGCTCACGGCCGAGATGTCCGACGCCCGCAAACACGGCCTGTGGCCCGCCGACCGGGTCTCTCTCGGCACCACCTTCGGCGACCCCGGTCAAGCCCGCGTCGCCGCGATAGCCGAGGGGGTGGAGCGGTACTGCGGCAACCGCGTGCCGCCGCCCGGCCACCGGGACGCCCCCGTGCGGGCCACCGCCGCCGAACTGGCCGGCAAGGGACTGCGACTCTACGGCCCGGAGGACCTGCCCGCGTACGCCGACTGGCAGTACGCCCGGGAGAAGTTCCCCTACCGCCCCCTGACCCCCGACACCCCGGCCCTGTGGACGCGCGGCACCGAACTGCTGCCCGGCGGAGGAACGACGGATGTCTGGGCGCCCGTCGCGCTCACCCACCTCAACTGGCGCCAGGGCGAACTGCGCGAGCTGCCCCGCACCCACCACCTCAACTACGCCGGGATCGCCACCGGACAGGGGCTCGACGACGCCGTCGAACGCGGCCTGCTGGAGATCGTCGAACGCGACGCCCTGGAACTGTGGTGGCATCTGGACGGCCCGGCCCGCGGCATCGACCCGGCGAGCGTGCCCGGCCTCGCCGACGACCTCGCCGGCTCCGCGTTCGACGTCCACATCGTCGAGATGCACTCGGAGTTCGCCCCCTGCATGGCCGCGCTCGTGCACGACCCGCGCCTCGGCCTGTACGCCGCCGGGTTCGCCTGCAAGTACGACCCGGCCGAGGCCGCCCGCAAGGCGGTCCTGGAAGCCGTCCACACCTGGGTCTTCACCCAGGGCCTGACCGACTCCGACGGCTGGGTGTTCCGGGCCGTGGAGGCCGGGCTGCTCGCCCGCGGGCTGTACCTGGACCATCGTGCCGACGGCCGCTATCTCGACGCGTGCGGTGAGCAGTTCGAGCACGTGCGGGACCTGGGCGCCCATGTGCAGGTGTGGCTGGACGAGAGGATGGCCGCCGAGGCCGGGCGGTTCACCGAACCCGCGCTCGGGACCGTGTCCCTCGACGAGGTCGAACCCGGCAGCCGGCAGCGGCTGGACAGCACGCTGGCCGCGGGCGGCCACCGGGTCATGACCTTCGACCTCACCACGGAGGACGTGGCCGAGACCTCCCTGCGCGTCGCCCGGGTGCTCGTCTCCGGACTGCTGCCCAACGCCCCCGCCGCCTTCGGCTACTTCGGCTGCCCGCGCCTCGCCGAGGCCGCCGTCGCCCGAGGGTGGCGCACGAACCCGCCGAGCGCGCCGGAGGACTTCACGCTGGCGCCTCCGCCGCACATGTGA
- a CDS encoding CocE/NonD family hydrolase has translation MTAFDTTVGELATDVVLPAGDGPFPAVLMRTPYDRTRHRAEARGWARRGFAAVVQDVRGRFASPGEWHPYADEAADGAAAVRWIRRQPWSDGRLVAVGASYAAHCALVLALDVPGDARPDAVLAAVPALGLAETAREASGVERLLSRAGWWAAHGDRPDSDESALDKALAADPGLLTHLPLTGLPERLGRGLPSWAGLWRHRDRGRLIARAAHAAVPLLAVGGHHDHFTEDTVALWHAWGGPSARLLLGPWGHGLGTTPGPDAGPAHRVNLGELYVRWARRALTGELAPGRHGAQGLGEADLWLPAGTNGEPRTRRPRLLHGAAFTADPGRPVRSDDLTVPTDGPPDRCLLVTPPLPRPLDVVGPMSLNLRATAHTPSADWAVRLVALTPEGVAERLAVGIVRRDEPAGREAAFTVGLGRLARRLPAGTRLRLEIAGHHFPAHARNPHTGEDPVTANRLRASRREIGPDGVVLSLPVLPSRPTPVDPAEEILR, from the coding sequence CACGACCGTGGGGGAACTCGCCACCGACGTGGTCCTCCCGGCCGGCGACGGTCCCTTCCCGGCCGTGCTGATGCGCACCCCGTACGACCGGACCCGGCACCGGGCCGAGGCGCGCGGCTGGGCGCGCCGCGGGTTCGCCGCCGTCGTCCAGGACGTGCGCGGCCGGTTCGCGTCACCGGGGGAGTGGCACCCGTACGCGGACGAGGCCGCCGACGGCGCGGCGGCCGTCCGCTGGATCCGGCGGCAGCCGTGGAGCGACGGCCGGCTGGTGGCCGTCGGCGCCTCCTACGCGGCCCACTGCGCCCTCGTCCTCGCCCTCGACGTGCCCGGGGACGCCCGGCCCGACGCCGTCCTCGCGGCCGTACCCGCCCTCGGCCTGGCGGAGACGGCACGCGAGGCGTCCGGCGTGGAGCGGCTGCTGTCCCGCGCCGGATGGTGGGCCGCCCACGGCGACCGGCCGGACTCGGACGAGAGCGCGCTGGACAAGGCCCTCGCGGCGGACCCCGGTCTCCTCACCCACCTGCCGCTCACCGGCCTCCCCGAACGGCTGGGCCGCGGGCTGCCCTCCTGGGCGGGCCTGTGGCGGCACCGCGACCGCGGTCGCCTGATCGCGCGGGCGGCGCACGCCGCCGTGCCCCTGCTCGCGGTGGGCGGCCACCACGACCACTTCACCGAGGACACCGTCGCACTGTGGCACGCCTGGGGCGGACCCTCGGCGCGGCTGTTGCTGGGCCCCTGGGGGCACGGCCTCGGCACCACACCCGGACCCGACGCCGGCCCGGCCCACCGGGTGAACCTCGGCGAGCTGTACGTACGCTGGGCCCGCCGCGCCCTGACCGGCGAACTCGCCCCCGGCCGCCACGGCGCGCAGGGGCTGGGCGAGGCCGACCTGTGGCTGCCCGCCGGTACGAACGGCGAACCGCGCACCCGGCGGCCGCGGCTGCTGCACGGGGCCGCCTTCACCGCCGACCCCGGCCGGCCCGTCCGCTCCGACGACCTGACCGTCCCCACCGACGGCCCGCCCGACCGCTGCCTGCTCGTCACCCCGCCGCTGCCGCGTCCGCTCGACGTGGTCGGCCCCATGAGCCTGAACCTGCGGGCCACCGCCCACACGCCGTCCGCCGACTGGGCCGTCCGGCTGGTCGCCCTCACGCCGGAAGGGGTCGCCGAGCGACTCGCCGTCGGGATCGTCCGGCGCGACGAACCGGCAGGCCGTGAGGCCGCGTTCACCGTCGGCCTCGGCCGGCTCGCGCGCCGGCTGCCCGCCGGCACCCGGCTGCGCCTGGAGATCGCCGGGCATCACTTCCCGGCCCACGCCCGCAATCCGCACACCGGGGAGGACCCGGTGACGGCGAACCGGCTGCGTGCCTCCCGGCGCGAGATCGGTCCGGACGGCGTGGTGCTGAGCCTGCCCGTGCTCCCGTCCCGCCCCACCCCCGTCGACCCCGCGGAGGAGATCCTGAGATGA